The following proteins are co-located in the Alcaligenes faecalis genome:
- a CDS encoding TRAP transporter large permease subunit, which yields MDLFIANMAPVMFASLIVFLLLGFPVAFALAANGMVFGLIGVEMGLFNWSLFQALPLRVFGIMANDTLLAIPFFTFMGLILERSGMAEDLLDTIGQLFGSMPGGLAIAVVFVGAMLAATTGVVSASVISMGLISLPIMLRYGYSRRLATGVIAASGTLSQIIPPSLVLIVLADQLGRSVGDMYRGAMVPGLVLTSSYLLYIVIMAVLRPKDVPPIPAEHRTYSQANGRSGTRSLCVLLLISLVAGYLLDELWVDPDGPIDEKVVICILLVGGVAFVLALINKWLKLGLLSVLAERVVFVMIPPLGLIFLVLGTIFLGIATPTEGGAMGAVGAILMAVSRRRLSIDLLKQAMDTTAKLSCFVMFILIGSTIFSLTFRGVDGDLWVEHLLLDLPGGEYGFLILVSVLVFVLAFFLDFFELAFIIVPLLGPVADKMGIDLIWFGVLLAVNMQTSFMHPPFGFSLFYLRSVAPKDDYIDKVTKKKIPGVATGDIYWGSVPFICIQIVMIAVVLLFPGMVTHYKGTGVAVDPSTVKIEMQAEYGADLNPFGDSGDGGGMPVFK from the coding sequence ATGGATTTATTTATCGCTAATATGGCGCCGGTGATGTTTGCATCACTGATTGTTTTCTTGCTGCTGGGTTTCCCGGTGGCCTTTGCGCTGGCTGCCAATGGAATGGTGTTCGGTCTGATTGGCGTAGAAATGGGCCTGTTCAACTGGTCCTTGTTCCAGGCGCTGCCGTTGCGCGTATTTGGCATCATGGCCAATGACACCTTGCTGGCGATCCCCTTCTTTACCTTTATGGGGCTGATTCTGGAGCGTTCGGGTATGGCGGAAGACCTGCTCGATACGATTGGTCAGCTATTTGGCTCCATGCCGGGTGGCTTGGCCATTGCCGTGGTGTTTGTGGGAGCCATGCTGGCGGCAACCACGGGCGTGGTGTCGGCGTCGGTCATTTCCATGGGCTTGATCTCCTTGCCTATCATGCTGCGTTATGGCTACAGCCGGCGGCTGGCAACCGGGGTGATTGCGGCGTCAGGTACCTTGTCGCAGATTATTCCGCCTTCTCTGGTGCTGATTGTGCTGGCTGATCAGTTGGGGCGTTCGGTTGGCGATATGTATCGTGGCGCGATGGTGCCGGGCTTGGTGTTGACCAGCTCTTACCTGCTTTACATCGTGATTATGGCTGTCTTGCGCCCCAAGGACGTGCCTCCGATTCCAGCCGAGCATCGTACTTACTCGCAGGCGAATGGGCGCTCGGGTACACGTTCCTTGTGCGTGCTGCTATTGATCTCCTTGGTGGCCGGTTATCTGCTCGATGAGCTCTGGGTGGATCCTGATGGCCCAATAGACGAGAAGGTGGTTATCTGCATCTTGTTGGTAGGCGGTGTGGCCTTTGTCTTGGCCCTGATCAACAAATGGTTGAAGCTGGGCTTGCTGTCGGTGTTGGCCGAACGCGTGGTGTTTGTCATGATTCCGCCCCTGGGCCTGATTTTTCTGGTGCTGGGGACCATCTTTCTGGGTATTGCAACACCCACCGAAGGGGGGGCCATGGGCGCGGTAGGTGCGATTTTGATGGCTGTCAGCCGTCGTCGTTTGAGTATTGATCTGCTCAAGCAAGCCATGGATACCACCGCCAAGCTGTCCTGCTTTGTGATGTTCATTCTGATCGGTTCCACCATTTTCTCGCTGACCTTCCGGGGTGTCGATGGTGACCTGTGGGTGGAGCACCTGCTGCTTGACCTGCCTGGTGGTGAATATGGCTTTCTGATTCTGGTCAGTGTGCTGGTGTTTGTACTGGCTTTTTTCCTGGACTTCTTCGAGCTGGCTTTTATCATCGTGCCTTTGCTGGGGCCGGTGGCCGACAAGATGGGTATCGATTTAATCTGGTTTGGTGTGCTTCTAGCCGTTAATATGCAAACATCCTTTATGCATCCACCATTTGGCTTCTCACTATTTTATTTGCGCTCGGTGGCGCCCAAGGATGATTACATCGACAAAGTGACCAAGAAGAAGATCCCAGGGGTGGCCACTGGCGATATTTACTGGGGCTCCGTACCGTTTATCTGCATCCAGATTGTCATGATTGCCGTGGTGCTGCTGTTCCCAGGCATGGTGACGCATTACAAGGGCACGGGTGTGGCGGTGGATCCGAGTACGGTCAAGATCGAGATGCAGGCTGAATACGGTGCGGACTTGAATCCGTTTGGTGATTCGGGTGACGGCGGCGGTATGCCGGTATTCAAGTAA
- a CDS encoding XdhC family protein, whose product MESLDVRVLRQLHAWRAQGCDAILVTVVQTWGSSPRPEGSIMALEKGGAVVGSVSGGCIEDDLIRAYHDPKGADKRLHGDGRPQLLTYGISADEAHRFGLPCGGTIRLLVEFNPCPDALSELLGLLEQRHLVQRHVDLHTGRAWGSATRVPAALHLSQDCLSVTFGPSYRLLLIGGGQLSEYVATIALFNGFDVTVCDPRSEHIQGWGVAGVRVVSGMPDDEVIACVPDRRTAIVALTHDPKLDDMALLEALKSSAFYVGAIGSRRNNQSRRERLAEYFDLTAEEIDRLKGPIGLYIGSKTPAEIAVSIMAEIIAIKNGVDVPRELSVASVKDRQEQQSA is encoded by the coding sequence ATGGAGAGCCTGGATGTCAGGGTATTGCGCCAGTTACATGCGTGGCGCGCACAAGGATGTGACGCTATTTTGGTCACGGTTGTGCAGACCTGGGGTTCGTCCCCGCGTCCAGAGGGCTCCATCATGGCTCTGGAAAAAGGTGGGGCGGTGGTCGGATCGGTCTCCGGCGGTTGTATCGAGGACGATTTGATCCGCGCCTATCACGACCCCAAAGGGGCGGATAAGCGCCTGCATGGCGATGGCCGTCCCCAGTTGTTGACGTACGGCATCAGCGCGGATGAGGCGCATCGTTTTGGTTTGCCTTGCGGCGGGACGATACGGCTGCTGGTGGAGTTCAATCCCTGCCCGGATGCCTTGTCGGAATTACTGGGTTTGCTGGAGCAGCGCCATTTGGTGCAACGCCATGTAGATCTGCACACTGGCCGTGCCTGGGGCAGTGCCACCCGTGTTCCGGCGGCTTTGCACTTAAGCCAGGATTGCTTGTCGGTGACCTTTGGGCCGTCCTATCGGCTCTTGCTGATCGGAGGCGGGCAACTGTCTGAATATGTGGCAACCATTGCCTTGTTCAATGGTTTTGATGTGACGGTCTGTGATCCGCGTAGCGAGCATATTCAAGGCTGGGGCGTAGCCGGGGTACGCGTGGTCAGCGGTATGCCGGATGATGAGGTCATTGCCTGCGTGCCGGATCGACGCACCGCCATTGTGGCCCTGACGCACGATCCCAAGCTGGACGATATGGCTTTGCTGGAGGCGCTCAAAAGCAGTGCTTTTTATGTGGGGGCGATTGGCTCGCGGCGTAATAACCAAAGCCGTCGCGAACGCTTGGCCGAGTACTTTGATCTGACGGCAGAGGAAATCGACAGGCTCAAAGGCCCGATCGGCTTATATATAGGTAGCAAAACCCCGGCAGAAATTGCGGTCAGCATCATGGCCGAGATCATCGCGATTAAAAATGGGGTGGATGTGCCGCGCGAACTGTCGGTAGCCTCTGTCAAGGATAGGCAAGAACAGCAGTCGGCCTAG
- a CDS encoding NAD(P)H-hydrate dehydratase, giving the protein MSFVSQYGFLPLSAPPGKQALYSPAQCASMDAAAPGFGVSVEQLMQAAASAVARTVQRHWPQGAVLFLCGPGNNGGDALVAAQILREQGRMVSVFSLVAPSARQGTAAWAQAQWQGRWESQCPDFRRFSVVVDGLLGAGLDRDVEGDTAALIQSLAASRVPVCAIDVPSGLDGASGQVRGVLAPATVTVSFVRYKPGHVLYPGRALCGKLELADIGMPAPALQNANTWLNEPALWQAHLPQLGAQSHKYTRGHAVVVGGEQMTGASRLAARAAQRAGAGLVSMVVPPSVWPVYASALDSIMVAPLDDTLTTDERIRAWLVGPGAGLGEETRRLTLALLATGRPCVLDADAISSFASQPQELWDALHEQCVLTPHAGEFARVFEEAPDRLEAARLAATQCGAVLVLKGADTVIAAPDGRALINACAPPWLATGGSGDVLAGLVCGLLTQGMPAFEAAGAAVWLHSQAALEFGPGLIPEDLLAVLPRVWQRLLSRA; this is encoded by the coding sequence ATGTCCTTCGTGTCCCAATATGGTTTTTTGCCCTTGAGTGCCCCCCCAGGAAAGCAGGCCCTGTACAGCCCGGCACAGTGTGCCAGCATGGATGCGGCAGCACCGGGTTTCGGAGTATCTGTCGAGCAATTGATGCAGGCCGCCGCCAGTGCAGTGGCGCGTACCGTACAGCGACACTGGCCGCAAGGGGCGGTACTGTTCCTGTGCGGACCAGGCAATAACGGCGGGGATGCCTTGGTGGCCGCGCAAATTCTGCGTGAACAAGGACGCATGGTTTCCGTGTTCAGTCTGGTGGCCCCGTCCGCGCGACAGGGGACAGCAGCCTGGGCGCAAGCTCAATGGCAGGGCCGTTGGGAAAGCCAATGTCCGGACTTTCGACGTTTTTCCGTGGTGGTTGATGGCCTGCTGGGTGCAGGCCTGGATCGTGACGTAGAAGGTGACACTGCCGCCTTGATTCAGTCTCTGGCCGCTTCCAGGGTGCCCGTGTGTGCCATTGACGTGCCTTCGGGGCTGGATGGTGCCAGCGGGCAGGTACGCGGTGTGCTTGCCCCTGCCACGGTGACGGTCAGCTTTGTCCGTTATAAGCCGGGCCATGTTCTGTATCCGGGGCGAGCCCTATGCGGCAAGCTGGAGCTGGCCGACATCGGCATGCCAGCCCCGGCTTTGCAAAACGCCAATACCTGGTTGAATGAGCCAGCCTTGTGGCAGGCTCATCTGCCGCAGTTGGGGGCCCAGAGCCACAAATACACGCGGGGGCATGCCGTGGTCGTCGGGGGCGAACAGATGACCGGAGCCAGCCGTCTGGCGGCTCGTGCTGCGCAACGTGCGGGGGCGGGCTTGGTCAGCATGGTCGTGCCGCCTTCGGTCTGGCCGGTGTATGCCAGTGCATTGGACAGCATCATGGTGGCCCCCTTGGATGACACCCTGACCACGGACGAGCGCATTCGTGCTTGGCTGGTGGGGCCGGGTGCGGGCCTGGGTGAAGAAACCCGCCGCTTGACTTTAGCCTTGCTGGCAACGGGGCGGCCTTGTGTGCTGGATGCGGACGCCATCAGCAGCTTTGCGTCACAGCCTCAGGAGCTATGGGATGCCCTGCATGAGCAATGTGTATTGACCCCTCATGCTGGCGAGTTCGCTCGCGTCTTTGAGGAGGCGCCGGATCGTCTGGAGGCAGCACGACTGGCTGCTACGCAATGTGGTGCCGTGCTGGTTTTGAAGGGGGCGGATACGGTTATTGCCGCGCCGGATGGGCGGGCCTTGATCAATGCCTGCGCGCCGCCCTGGTTGGCGACAGGGGGAAGCGGGGATGTGCTGGCCGGTCTGGTCTGCGGCTTGTTGACTCAGGGGATGCCGGCCTTTGAAGCGGCAGGGGCGGCTGTCTGGCTACACTCACAAGCTGCCCTGGAGTTTGGCCCTGGCCTGATCCCGGAAGATTTGTTAGCCGTGCTGCCACGCGTTTGGCAGCGCCTTTTGTCCAGGGCCTGA
- a CDS encoding DMT family transporter yields the protein MPPATSPALLPRHLAIILLLMLGSSFAANHIAAKVALDHGTGLIISVIFRSAVATLALSMLLIWRKQALHVPRQYLGWQLLLGALITMQCMLIYSSIARIPVALALLVANMYPILLALLTWILGGHKPTRKASIIMVAILIGLLLALDTPSLIQGATLDGQWVLGVVCSLLTALTFAMGLWVTENKLAPLPGLVRSFCTISQTLVCLIALSPLGLLPGGSALPHDATGWIALSLVCVLYTTGFVTLFVLAPRLDMTRNAPFMNMEPVASLILGWLILKQTLNSTQLLGGAVVLSGIVALAYQRAPRK from the coding sequence ATGCCCCCCGCCACATCTCCTGCCTTACTGCCCCGCCACCTTGCCATTATTTTGCTGTTAATGCTGGGCAGCTCCTTTGCCGCCAACCATATTGCAGCCAAAGTCGCACTGGACCATGGTACCGGGCTGATCATCTCGGTTATTTTTCGTTCGGCCGTGGCTACCCTGGCCTTGAGCATGCTGCTCATCTGGCGCAAACAAGCCTTGCATGTGCCGCGTCAGTATCTAGGCTGGCAACTGCTGCTGGGCGCGCTGATCACCATGCAGTGCATGCTGATCTATTCCTCCATCGCCCGCATCCCTGTCGCCCTGGCCTTGCTGGTGGCCAATATGTACCCAATCTTGTTGGCCCTGCTGACCTGGATCCTGGGCGGGCACAAGCCGACTCGCAAGGCCTCCATCATCATGGTGGCCATTCTGATTGGCCTCTTGCTGGCGCTGGACACTCCCAGCCTGATTCAGGGCGCAACGCTGGATGGGCAATGGGTGCTGGGTGTGGTGTGTAGCCTGCTGACGGCCCTGACGTTTGCCATGGGTCTGTGGGTTACAGAAAATAAACTGGCCCCTCTGCCTGGTCTGGTGCGCAGTTTCTGTACCATCAGCCAAACGCTGGTCTGCCTGATTGCACTCAGCCCCCTGGGACTGCTGCCCGGTGGTTCTGCCTTGCCCCACGATGCCACAGGCTGGATTGCCCTGTCGCTGGTCTGTGTGCTGTACACCACCGGCTTTGTCACCCTGTTTGTGCTGGCACCCCGACTGGACATGACACGCAATGCGCCCTTCATGAACATGGAGCCGGTGGCCTCCCTGATTCTGGGCTGGCTGATTCTGAAGCAAACCTTGAACTCCACCCAATTGCTGGGTGGAGCGGTAGTCCTGAGCGGGATCGTGGCACTGGCCTATCAGCGCGCCCCACGCAAATAA
- a CDS encoding phospholipase D family protein, with protein MKIDPADKPTIPRSADQAPSIFWRSLIAGGALLAGLTGCALPSLEGRSHSTALPLDQAQETMIGQAVTPLVQQHPGLSGIYPLFDPHDAYAARALLAFAAQKTLDVQYYIWRGDTTGTLMLDTLLQAAERGVRVRLLIDDNGITGLDDSLSALNAHPNIEVRLFNPFVLRWPKSLGFLMDFSRLNRRMHNKSFTVDNQVTIIGGRNVGDEYFGATQDVLFADLDVMAIGAVVQDVSTDFDRYWASQSAYPVDTLIKTGDSQALVTFQAQLQEAQGQPRAKEYQQVLRESDLVSHLVRGELDFQWARTTMISDDPAKALGPVNPEQLMVWQMDHVLGKPTSQVDLVSSYFVPTAAGVRAFEEMMKRPGMKVRVLTNSLAATDVAAVHAGYAKRRKALLEAGVQLLELRPTTDTPTRHGSGPFGSSGSALHAKTFAVDGKRLFVGSFNFDPRSVNLNTELGFIIESPEMAQALSKSFEEVLPYRSYRVELDEQGDLVWIQLNEDGTERFFTSEPNASLWRRAGVGILSVLPIEWLL; from the coding sequence ATGAAAATCGACCCCGCCGATAAGCCGACGATACCCCGTTCTGCGGACCAGGCCCCGTCCATTTTTTGGCGCAGCCTGATTGCGGGTGGAGCCTTGCTGGCCGGCCTGACAGGCTGTGCATTGCCGTCGTTGGAGGGCCGTAGCCACAGCACGGCTTTGCCGCTGGATCAGGCCCAGGAGACCATGATTGGCCAGGCGGTGACCCCCCTGGTGCAGCAGCATCCTGGCTTGTCGGGTATTTACCCTTTGTTTGATCCACATGACGCGTATGCGGCCCGTGCCTTGCTGGCCTTCGCCGCTCAGAAAACGCTGGATGTGCAGTATTACATCTGGCGGGGCGACACCACCGGCACCTTGATGCTGGATACCTTGTTGCAAGCGGCTGAGCGCGGCGTGCGAGTGCGTTTGCTGATTGATGATAATGGTATTACGGGGCTGGATGACTCCTTATCGGCCTTGAACGCCCACCCCAATATTGAAGTGCGCCTGTTCAACCCTTTTGTGTTGCGCTGGCCTAAATCCTTGGGTTTTCTGATGGATTTTTCCCGTCTGAACCGGCGCATGCACAACAAGTCCTTTACCGTGGACAACCAGGTCACCATTATTGGTGGGCGCAACGTGGGTGATGAATACTTCGGTGCGACCCAGGACGTGTTGTTTGCAGATCTGGATGTGATGGCCATCGGTGCTGTGGTCCAGGATGTCTCCACGGATTTCGATCGCTACTGGGCCAGCCAGTCGGCCTATCCGGTCGATACTTTGATTAAAACAGGTGATTCGCAAGCACTGGTGACGTTTCAGGCGCAGTTGCAAGAGGCCCAGGGGCAGCCGCGCGCCAAGGAGTATCAGCAGGTGCTGCGTGAGTCGGATCTGGTCAGCCATTTGGTGCGCGGTGAACTGGATTTCCAGTGGGCGCGTACCACCATGATCAGTGATGATCCGGCCAAGGCTTTGGGCCCGGTCAATCCGGAGCAGTTGATGGTCTGGCAAATGGACCATGTGCTGGGCAAACCCACCAGTCAGGTTGATCTGGTGTCCTCTTATTTTGTGCCGACAGCCGCGGGCGTGCGCGCTTTTGAGGAGATGATGAAACGGCCAGGCATGAAGGTGCGTGTTTTGACCAATTCTCTGGCAGCCACGGACGTGGCAGCGGTGCATGCCGGTTATGCGAAGCGACGCAAAGCCTTGCTGGAAGCGGGTGTGCAGTTGCTTGAGCTGCGGCCCACCACGGACACACCTACCCGTCATGGTTCGGGGCCTTTTGGCAGCTCCGGCTCGGCCCTGCATGCCAAGACCTTTGCAGTGGATGGCAAACGCCTGTTTGTGGGGTCCTTTAATTTTGATCCGCGCTCGGTCAACTTGAATACGGAATTGGGCTTTATTATTGAAAGCCCTGAAATGGCGCAAGCCTTGTCCAAGAGTTTCGAGGAAGTCTTGCCTTATCGCAGCTATCGTGTCGAACTGGATGAGCAGGGCGATTTGGTATGGATTCAGTTGAACGAAGATGGCACCGAGCGTTTTTTTACCTCTGAGCCCAATGCCAGTCTTTGGCGGCGGGCCGGGGTCGGTATCTTGTCTGTCTTGCCGATCGAGTGGCTGCTTTAA